A genome region from Vicinamibacterales bacterium includes the following:
- a CDS encoding nucleoside transporter C-terminal domain-containing protein, with the protein MKMLSNPDQRYRLRFVAIALGLMAVAYLLRDLADPRVRAVLGVAVFISVTAACSADIRHIRWRTVAWGLSLQVLLAFVILKLVIGGVRPGYELFTAIARVAERFMKFTDAGSRFIFGELANPEVVSQLFPGGFVFAFTALPIIIFISSFFSVLYHFGILQFFVKQTARIVVYLLNTSGAETLSAVANVFMGQTEAPIIVRPYVSQMTRSELLTLMVGGMATISGAVMAIYINLGADAVAMLTTSVMAAPCGLYLSKILMPESEVPKTRGAVTVDVKRQYANVIDAAAGGASQGMTLAINVAAMLIAFLAFIALIDYVLALLHPALSLASLFSVVFAPAAFLLGVASADVGAVADLLGTKIVATEFVAYVKLTTEYQGLIEPRSFVLATYALTGFANFGSVGILLGGLGGMAPERRGDLARLGTRALFGGFVATLINASIASLLI; encoded by the coding sequence ATGAAGATGTTGAGCAATCCCGACCAGCGCTACCGATTGCGCTTCGTGGCCATTGCGCTCGGCTTGATGGCCGTAGCCTACTTGCTAAGGGACCTTGCAGACCCACGTGTAAGGGCCGTATTGGGTGTAGCAGTGTTCATTAGTGTGACCGCCGCCTGCTCGGCAGACATTCGGCACATTCGCTGGCGTACAGTGGCCTGGGGACTATCGCTTCAGGTGCTGTTGGCATTCGTCATTCTCAAGCTCGTGATCGGCGGTGTCAGGCCAGGGTATGAGCTATTTACGGCGATCGCCCGCGTCGCCGAACGTTTCATGAAGTTTACTGATGCCGGGTCCAGGTTCATCTTTGGTGAGCTGGCAAACCCGGAGGTTGTCTCACAGCTGTTTCCTGGAGGGTTTGTCTTCGCGTTCACTGCATTACCGATCATTATTTTTATCTCGTCGTTCTTTAGCGTGCTCTATCACTTTGGCATCCTGCAATTCTTCGTCAAGCAAACGGCACGAATCGTCGTCTATCTGTTGAATACCAGCGGTGCGGAAACGCTTTCGGCGGTAGCGAATGTATTCATGGGGCAGACTGAGGCGCCGATCATCGTCCGTCCGTATGTCTCTCAAATGACACGGTCTGAACTGTTGACACTCATGGTTGGTGGAATGGCAACGATTTCAGGCGCTGTAATGGCCATCTACATAAACTTGGGTGCTGATGCGGTGGCCATGTTGACGACCAGCGTCATGGCAGCGCCGTGTGGTCTTTATCTTTCGAAGATCCTCATGCCTGAGTCCGAGGTGCCTAAGACGCGCGGCGCGGTGACAGTGGACGTTAAGCGCCAGTATGCCAACGTAATCGACGCGGCGGCCGGCGGAGCAAGTCAAGGAATGACGCTAGCAATCAACGTGGCGGCGATGTTAATTGCGTTTCTGGCATTTATCGCTCTAATCGACTACGTCCTTGCGCTCCTACACCCAGCTTTGTCACTGGCAAGCCTGTTCTCGGTTGTGTTCGCTCCCGCCGCGTTCTTGCTTGGTGTAGCGTCAGCCGATGTCGGGGCAGTTGCCGATCTCTTAGGCACTAAGATTGTTGCCACTGAGTTTGTGGCCTACGTCAAACTAACGACCGAGTATCAGGGCCTCATTGAACCTCGATCATTCGTGTTGGCCACCTACGCTCTAACCGGCTTTGCAAACTTTGGCTCGGTCGGCATATTACTCGGGGGACTCGGCGGTATGGCACCAGAGCGCCGCGGTGATCTGGCCCGCCTTGGTACACGTGCCCTGTTCGGGGGTTTCGTGGCAACACTCATCAACGCGTCAATTGCCTCGCTCCTTATTTGA
- a CDS encoding HDIG domain-containing protein → MELNRDAAWELLAEYTQSENLRNHGLAVEAALRGYARKFDEDEVLWGTVGLLHDFDYERWPSLDDHPFRGAEILRKQGYPEVVIRAILSHADYTGVPRESKLEHTLFACDEMSGFVTAASLVRPSKSVLDLAAKSVKKRMKDKAFARGVSRDDLRLGAEEIGLPLDDHITNVITFMREEADAVGLRGSL, encoded by the coding sequence ATGGAATTGAATCGGGACGCTGCTTGGGAATTATTGGCCGAGTACACTCAAAGCGAGAATTTGCGCAACCATGGCTTAGCGGTTGAAGCTGCCTTACGCGGCTATGCCCGTAAGTTTGATGAGGACGAGGTGTTATGGGGCACCGTGGGTCTGTTACACGACTTTGACTATGAACGATGGCCTAGCCTAGATGACCATCCCTTTCGTGGGGCCGAGATCCTGCGTAAGCAGGGCTATCCGGAGGTTGTGATCAGGGCAATCTTGTCGCATGCTGACTACACAGGTGTCCCTCGGGAGTCGAAGCTTGAGCACACGCTGTTTGCATGTGACGAGATGTCGGGGTTCGTGACTGCCGCTTCGCTCGTGCGACCTTCTAAGAGTGTGCTTGACTTGGCGGCTAAGTCAGTCAAGAAGCGAATGAAAGACAAGGCGTTTGCTCGTGGAGTTAGTCGCGATGACCTTAGACTCGGTGCGGAAGAGATTGGTCTGCCGCTCGACGATCACATCACGAATGTTATTACGTTCATGCGCGAAGAAGCAGACGCCGTAGGCCTCCGTGGTTCCCTGTAG
- a CDS encoding purine-nucleoside phosphorylase: MAKDPITNSVNEFEKVEQAAAFLGQRIAIPEVAVVLGSGLGQFSEAIVDRIVIPYAEIPHWPSDPLIGHGRILTAGTVAGRPVVVLEGRAHRYQGYTRSQIAFAPRVLARIGVPTLVLTNAAGGINTAFTPGSVMIIDDHINLLGDNPLIGPHDERFGPRFPDMTQVYARRLRAVVDQIGTEVSLRLVHGVYVAVHGPSFETPAEIKFLRTIGADAVGMSTVPEAIVARQMGLEVLGLACITNMAAGVLPEPLHQDDVLQAAEQIAEPFGKLLARLIRHL; this comes from the coding sequence ATGGCGAAAGACCCAATTACGAATAGCGTGAACGAGTTCGAAAAGGTCGAGCAGGCTGCGGCATTTCTAGGACAACGAATAGCTATCCCTGAGGTAGCGGTGGTGCTCGGGTCTGGCCTGGGTCAGTTTTCAGAGGCCATCGTCGACCGCATCGTCATACCTTACGCTGAAATACCACACTGGCCGTCTGACCCGCTCATCGGGCATGGACGCATACTGACTGCTGGAACGGTGGCTGGCCGACCAGTCGTTGTGTTAGAAGGCCGGGCGCATAGGTATCAGGGATACACACGATCCCAAATCGCGTTCGCTCCTAGGGTTTTGGCTCGAATTGGTGTGCCGACCTTAGTGCTCACCAACGCTGCTGGTGGGATTAATACCGCGTTCACTCCTGGCAGCGTCATGATTATTGACGATCACATCAATCTGCTTGGGGATAATCCCCTGATTGGACCTCATGATGAGCGATTTGGCCCCCGCTTTCCCGACATGACGCAGGTCTACGCACGCCGGCTGCGGGCGGTGGTCGATCAAATAGGAACGGAAGTCTCGCTTCGCTTGGTTCACGGAGTCTACGTTGCTGTCCATGGGCCGAGTTTCGAGACACCAGCTGAGATTAAATTTCTCCGCACGATCGGGGCCGACGCTGTGGGCATGTCGACGGTTCCTGAAGCGATTGTGGCGAGGCAAATGGGACTCGAGGTGCTCGGACTGGCGTGTATTACGAATATGGCTGCGGGTGTGTTGCCAGAACCGCTACATCAGGACGATGTACTTCAGGCGGCCGAACAAATCGCAGAACCCTTTGGGAAACTCCTGGCAAGACTCATTCGGCATCTGTGA
- the tsaD gene encoding tRNA (adenosine(37)-N6)-threonylcarbamoyltransferase complex transferase subunit TsaD codes for MRILGIETSCDETAAAVVYDTGNAEHPWAIGSSVIASQVEIHREWGGVVPELASRQHVRDICGVVERAVDDAGTAWRDLDAVAVTQGPGLVGSLLVGVAFAKSLALTLDVPLVPVHHLAGHIESLFLHHGSLPLPAIVLVVSGGHTCLYLVSSPGVYRLLGRTRDDAAGEAFDKVAKMLGLTYPGGPVIDRLAREGNAQALDFPVARMTHVDRNHPPTVGDWVPSLRGPGATDFSFSGVKTAVKRHLSSRLATLGSDRLPKEEISDICASFQRAVVNALLDRTFDTAQRFNAKAVGVAGGVSANSLLRDETVTRGKAKGLPVFLPTQALSTDNAAMIAAAGLRQFVRGVVAAPDLNADASLPL; via the coding sequence ATGCGAATTCTAGGGATAGAGACCTCGTGTGACGAAACGGCGGCGGCGGTTGTCTACGACACCGGGAACGCCGAGCACCCTTGGGCGATCGGGTCATCGGTCATCGCGTCACAGGTGGAGATTCACCGGGAGTGGGGTGGTGTTGTCCCAGAGCTCGCCTCACGTCAGCACGTACGGGATATTTGCGGAGTTGTAGAGCGGGCAGTCGATGATGCTGGAACTGCGTGGCGTGACCTTGACGCGGTCGCGGTTACTCAGGGACCTGGTCTTGTTGGTTCGCTTCTCGTCGGCGTTGCTTTCGCCAAGTCGCTGGCGTTGACGCTCGATGTTCCGCTGGTGCCAGTGCATCACTTGGCAGGGCATATTGAATCGTTATTTCTACACCACGGTTCGTTACCGCTACCCGCCATCGTACTAGTCGTGTCGGGCGGGCACACCTGTCTTTATCTTGTTTCGAGTCCTGGCGTCTACCGCCTGCTTGGCCGGACGCGTGACGATGCTGCTGGTGAGGCGTTCGACAAGGTGGCGAAAATGTTGGGGTTGACCTATCCGGGCGGCCCAGTCATTGACCGTCTAGCGCGCGAGGGCAACGCTCAGGCGCTCGATTTTCCTGTGGCGCGGATGACCCATGTCGATCGGAATCATCCGCCAACGGTCGGGGACTGGGTGCCTAGCCTTCGAGGGCCAGGGGCGACCGACTTCAGCTTCAGCGGCGTCAAGACTGCCGTGAAGCGGCATCTGTCGTCTCGGTTAGCGACCCTTGGAAGTGACAGGCTGCCAAAAGAAGAGATTTCGGATATCTGTGCTTCTTTTCAACGGGCGGTTGTCAATGCGTTGCTCGACCGAACTTTCGACACCGCCCAGCGGTTCAATGCCAAGGCGGTGGGGGTTGCCGGTGGCGTGTCAGCAAACAGCCTGCTCCGAGATGAGACAGTGACGCGAGGCAAGGCCAAGGGCTTACCTGTATTCTTACCGACGCAGGCTCTCTCAACGGACAATGCGGCGATGATTGCCGCCGCCGGTCTGCGTCAGTTTGTTCGCGGCGTGGTCGCAGCTCCGGACCTAAATGCCGATGCTTCGTTGCCGCTCTAA
- a CDS encoding TrkH family potassium uptake protein, giving the protein MRLAIVFHLTGTILRFLGAAFVAPLLIALYSRESMDAITFLAMGVVAVVLGEVMRRQIRHHEWTLKRVEALAVVVVTYLLVAMIGAVPYTMNGMTAADAMFESMSGITATGATTLTDFDSFGRGLMFWRSMSQWLGGLGIITLFIAVLPRLAIGGRQLFFTETTTTPGSGGLKPHVRETAAMLWRLYVGLTLAEFVALMLAGLSAYDAICHAMTTIAAGGFSPNPESIMGYNSAAVEWIICGFMFLAGTNFVLQYQALLRGQLKASIADDEFRVYTGIVAIATIALTIFLLQTDMATATAVRSGLFQSLSILTTTGYASADFALWTEQSRMVLLVLMFIGGCAGSAAGGPKIWRQILIARYTLLELKRTLHPRALLPVKLGGKVVPEDVMRAVLVFFLFYLLLFAVCVGVVVALGADILTGVTATTGTLGNIGPGFSQVGPMANYAGLHTVSKVVLTAAMLVGRLEVLTVLALLRPEAWRSLTLRGD; this is encoded by the coding sequence ATGCGACTCGCCATCGTTTTTCACCTAACGGGCACTATCCTCAGGTTCTTAGGAGCGGCCTTCGTAGCGCCTCTCCTGATTGCGCTCTATTCAAGAGAATCGATGGATGCCATCACCTTCTTGGCCATGGGCGTAGTAGCCGTCGTGTTAGGCGAGGTGATGCGGCGCCAGATACGTCACCACGAGTGGACACTCAAACGCGTCGAGGCCCTCGCAGTCGTGGTTGTGACTTACCTGCTCGTCGCCATGATCGGTGCAGTGCCCTACACAATGAACGGAATGACTGCAGCGGATGCGATGTTCGAGTCGATGTCCGGCATAACCGCAACCGGTGCAACCACTCTCACGGATTTCGACTCCTTCGGTCGTGGCCTGATGTTCTGGCGGTCAATGTCTCAATGGCTCGGTGGCCTGGGTATCATCACACTGTTCATCGCAGTCCTCCCAAGACTCGCAATCGGTGGACGCCAGCTATTCTTCACCGAAACAACCACCACTCCGGGTAGCGGTGGCCTCAAACCGCATGTCCGCGAGACGGCTGCCATGCTCTGGCGCCTCTACGTCGGCCTGACATTAGCTGAGTTCGTTGCACTGATGCTTGCAGGCCTGTCTGCCTATGATGCGATCTGCCACGCCATGACGACAATCGCGGCGGGAGGCTTTTCGCCGAACCCCGAGTCAATCATGGGCTACAACAGTGCGGCGGTCGAATGGATTATCTGCGGGTTTATGTTTCTAGCGGGCACGAACTTCGTACTGCAGTACCAAGCATTGTTGCGGGGACAGCTGAAAGCCTCCATCGCTGACGACGAGTTTCGAGTCTACACCGGGATCGTCGCTATCGCGACTATCGCGCTCACGATTTTCCTCTTGCAAACTGACATGGCCACAGCCACGGCCGTCCGGTCCGGACTGTTCCAGAGCCTATCGATTCTTACGACTACCGGATACGCCAGTGCAGATTTTGCGTTATGGACTGAACAATCACGCATGGTTTTACTGGTACTAATGTTCATCGGCGGCTGTGCTGGCTCTGCAGCAGGTGGCCCAAAAATATGGCGACAGATATTGATCGCGCGCTATACCTTGCTCGAACTCAAGAGAACGTTGCACCCTCGTGCCCTGCTACCGGTCAAACTCGGTGGCAAGGTGGTACCTGAGGACGTGATGCGCGCTGTCCTAGTTTTCTTTCTGTTTTATCTTCTACTTTTCGCCGTCTGTGTCGGCGTGGTGGTCGCACTCGGTGCGGATATATTGACCGGCGTCACCGCGACCACAGGCACACTCGGAAACATCGGTCCTGGCTTTAGCCAAGTGGGTCCAATGGCGAACTACGCTGGATTACATACGGTGAGTAAAGTCGTGCTCACCGCAGCTATGTTGGTTGGTCGCCTCGAGGTGCTAACTGTGCTGGCATTGCTTCGACCAGAAGCCTGGCGGTCGCTCACCCTACGTGGTGACTAA
- the mtnA gene encoding S-methyl-5-thioribose-1-phosphate isomerase codes for MLPTIEWRDDAVVMIDQRKLPEQERYVECRTAPEVARAIKTMVIRGAPAIGVAAAMGLAMSVARSKAKGTTRLAGEFYKLCDLMAGTRPTAINLSWAVNRMKQVFSEGILAGHSVEEVAAQLRDEAQAIHDEDVASCRAMGAHGATVLPDGARVLTHCNAGSLATAGYGTALGVIRAATEQGKRISVVANETRPFLQGARLTAWELLRDGIDTTVVIDSMAGPLMRDGQVDLVIVGADRIAANGDVANKIGTYSVAVLARSHGLPFYVAAPTSTIDLTMSEGGQIPLEERNAREVTHFGRSRLAPEGAHIRNLSFDITPHQYVSAVITERGVCRPAYSDSLRGVVEDVPSKGAL; via the coding sequence ATGTTGCCAACTATCGAATGGCGTGACGACGCGGTCGTCATGATCGATCAACGCAAACTGCCAGAGCAGGAGCGCTATGTCGAGTGTCGGACCGCGCCCGAGGTTGCGCGAGCTATCAAAACGATGGTTATCCGAGGGGCACCGGCGATCGGCGTGGCAGCTGCTATGGGTCTGGCCATGAGCGTAGCTCGGAGCAAGGCCAAGGGGACGACTCGGCTTGCGGGTGAGTTCTACAAGCTTTGTGACCTGATGGCTGGCACCCGGCCGACGGCCATTAATCTGTCGTGGGCGGTTAATCGCATGAAGCAGGTGTTCTCAGAAGGCATTTTGGCTGGTCACTCAGTGGAGGAGGTGGCCGCGCAGTTGCGAGATGAAGCGCAGGCTATTCATGACGAAGATGTTGCGAGTTGTCGGGCCATGGGAGCCCACGGCGCGACTGTCCTGCCGGACGGTGCGCGGGTACTGACTCACTGCAATGCCGGCTCGCTTGCCACGGCTGGCTATGGCACGGCGCTTGGGGTTATCCGAGCCGCCACCGAACAGGGCAAGCGTATTTCTGTGGTCGCCAACGAAACCCGGCCGTTCTTGCAGGGAGCCCGGCTGACAGCTTGGGAACTCCTTCGGGACGGCATCGATACAACAGTGGTGATTGACAGCATGGCTGGTCCACTTATGCGCGATGGTCAGGTTGATTTAGTAATTGTTGGCGCTGACCGGATTGCTGCAAACGGTGATGTCGCAAACAAAATCGGCACCTATAGTGTTGCGGTACTGGCACGGTCGCATGGTTTGCCATTCTATGTAGCTGCGCCGACTTCAACTATCGACCTCACGATGTCTGAGGGAGGACAGATTCCACTTGAGGAGCGGAACGCACGCGAGGTCACTCATTTTGGCAGGTCTCGATTAGCCCCGGAGGGTGCACACATTAGAAATCTGAGCTTCGACATAACACCACATCAATACGTGTCCGCAGTGATCACTGAGCGAGGTGTCTGTCGGCCAGCATATTCCGATAGTCTTCGAGGCGTCGTTGAAGATGTGCCTTCCAAGGGGGCACTGTAG
- a CDS encoding thymidine phosphorylase, whose product MSVVDLIRKKRDGKALKPSEIRFLVRGATTGEIPTYQLSAWLMAVLLRGMSSDETDTLTQAMTDSGSRLDLSTITAPRVDKHSTGGVGDKTSPVLAPLAAVCGVVVPMMSGRGLGHTGGTLDKLESIPGFKTDLAPEETLRILDTVGCCLIGQTKMLAPADRVLYALRDVTATVESIPLIAASIMSKKLAVDLDGLVLDVTVGLGAFMKNVSEARELANRLVAIGEASGLRMRAVLTAMDTPRGRAVGNALEIAECIATLRGEGPKDLEAVSVELAARMVEAAGLETTLEASRGRVRSALKGGDGLEKLREIVEAQGGDPRVIDNPRRLPTAPSVEPVTATRPGYLTAVDAELIGRATKVLGAGRDQLDQTIDHAVGAVMKVTLGESVRVGDPVVDLHHRNAYGLDEARQLISQAVRIDDVPPATATLILDTVA is encoded by the coding sequence ATGAGTGTGGTCGATTTAATCCGTAAGAAACGTGACGGTAAAGCGCTCAAACCGAGTGAGATTCGGTTTTTGGTGCGTGGGGCCACCACCGGTGAAATTCCAACTTATCAGCTATCTGCGTGGTTGATGGCGGTTCTACTTCGAGGCATGTCCTCTGACGAGACTGACACGCTAACGCAGGCGATGACCGATTCTGGATCCCGCCTCGATCTGTCGACAATCACCGCACCAAGAGTTGATAAACACAGCACAGGTGGTGTAGGCGACAAGACCTCACCAGTCCTAGCCCCACTGGCGGCGGTATGTGGCGTGGTTGTACCGATGATGTCTGGTCGTGGGCTTGGACATACTGGCGGTACTCTCGACAAGCTTGAGTCAATTCCCGGTTTTAAGACTGACTTGGCTCCTGAAGAAACCCTTCGGATTCTTGACACAGTCGGCTGTTGTCTCATCGGTCAAACGAAGATGTTAGCCCCGGCTGACCGTGTGTTGTACGCGCTCCGTGATGTGACGGCAACAGTCGAGAGTATTCCACTCATCGCGGCATCAATCATGAGTAAGAAGCTTGCCGTCGATCTCGACGGCCTCGTACTTGATGTCACGGTCGGACTTGGTGCGTTTATGAAGAATGTTTCGGAGGCGCGTGAGTTGGCCAATCGGCTGGTTGCCATCGGTGAAGCATCGGGACTCAGGATGCGGGCGGTTCTTACAGCAATGGACACGCCGCGTGGCCGAGCGGTCGGCAATGCGCTGGAGATTGCTGAGTGTATTGCGACGCTTCGCGGGGAGGGGCCGAAGGACCTTGAAGCCGTGTCAGTCGAGTTGGCGGCTCGGATGGTAGAAGCCGCGGGTCTTGAAACTACGCTAGAGGCCTCGCGTGGGCGAGTGCGGTCTGCTCTCAAGGGTGGCGATGGATTGGAGAAGCTGCGTGAGATCGTCGAGGCGCAGGGTGGCGATCCCCGAGTTATTGATAACCCCAGACGGTTGCCGACGGCTCCGTCTGTGGAGCCGGTGACCGCGACACGGCCGGGATATCTAACCGCGGTGGATGCTGAGCTGATTGGGCGCGCCACGAAGGTGCTTGGAGCAGGGCGTGACCAGTTGGACCAAACGATCGATCATGCTGTCGGTGCGGTCATGAAGGTGACGTTAGGGGAGTCCGTGCGTGTCGGTGACCCCGTGGTCGACCTACACCATCGGAACGCGTATGGTCTTGACGAAGCACGTCAGCTAATTTCACAAGCGGTGCGCATCGATGATGTGCCACCCGCGACGGCCACACTTATTCTTGATACCGTAGCCTGA
- a CDS encoding Rne/Rng family ribonuclease — protein MSKEMIISSNSHETAVAILEDDLVTEVFIERERNRGTVGNIYKGRVSKVLPGMQSAFVNVGLERDAFLYVSEVHDTLEELERFDTSDDGDEKAEDSDPIDSGGETDGDVDGNVEPVATEAGHNADRNRDSAAKIEDLLEQGQEVLVQVVKEPLGTKGARITSHVSMPGRFLVFLPTVDHIGISRKIASREERSRLRRIVREFKSEHNFSGGVIVRTAAGGRSEEDILGDLSYFHQVWTGIRQRTESNPPPTVVYQEESLVAKLVRDFLTADYSAIRIDNAEEYGRVVKLVERIMPDLASRVRRYTKSFPIFDEYGIQHEIDKALRPKVWLKSGGYIVINHTEALVAIDVNTGRYVGKRTGRLEDTILKTNLEAVKEIAHQFRLRDLGGIIVLDLIDMEERKNRQKVFHAMEQELRRDRSPSKAIQVADVGLIIVTRKRVKQTLERQLTEPCPYCSGSGTIKSMSTICYEILAEMQKIRGDLNGHGIVLRVNPDIAQVLEKEERGVLRDLRATLGRDLTLKPDARLHHEQFDVMAM, from the coding sequence ATGAGCAAGGAGATGATCATCTCCTCGAACAGCCACGAAACCGCTGTGGCTATTCTCGAGGACGACCTCGTGACCGAGGTCTTTATCGAACGGGAACGAAACCGAGGGACCGTCGGTAACATCTACAAGGGCCGGGTTTCGAAGGTGCTACCCGGCATGCAATCGGCATTCGTTAACGTCGGACTGGAGCGCGATGCGTTCCTCTATGTGTCGGAAGTGCACGACACATTGGAGGAGCTCGAGCGCTTTGACACCAGTGATGATGGTGATGAAAAAGCCGAGGACAGTGACCCTATCGATTCCGGCGGTGAGACTGATGGTGACGTGGATGGGAACGTTGAACCGGTAGCAACGGAGGCTGGCCACAATGCCGACCGTAATCGGGATTCCGCAGCAAAAATAGAGGATTTGCTAGAGCAGGGCCAGGAAGTGTTGGTTCAGGTAGTTAAGGAGCCACTAGGCACAAAGGGGGCGCGCATCACGTCCCACGTCAGCATGCCTGGTCGTTTCTTGGTCTTCCTGCCTACGGTCGACCACATTGGTATTTCGCGAAAGATTGCGTCTCGAGAAGAGCGGTCGCGCTTGCGCCGGATTGTTCGGGAGTTCAAAAGCGAGCACAACTTTTCGGGTGGGGTCATCGTCCGGACCGCGGCCGGTGGTCGTTCCGAGGAGGACATCCTTGGTGACTTGTCCTACTTTCATCAAGTGTGGACCGGCATCCGACAGCGGACCGAGTCCAATCCTCCGCCGACCGTTGTCTATCAGGAAGAGAGTCTTGTTGCGAAACTCGTCCGTGATTTTCTGACGGCTGACTATAGTGCTATTCGGATCGATAACGCTGAGGAGTATGGTCGTGTTGTTAAGTTGGTTGAGCGAATCATGCCAGATCTGGCATCTCGGGTGCGCCGATACACAAAGTCGTTTCCGATCTTCGACGAGTATGGCATTCAGCACGAAATTGATAAGGCGCTCCGACCAAAGGTCTGGTTGAAATCCGGGGGCTACATCGTTATCAACCACACTGAAGCACTTGTGGCGATTGACGTTAACACTGGACGCTATGTTGGTAAGCGGACCGGTCGGCTCGAAGACACCATCCTCAAGACGAACCTTGAGGCTGTTAAGGAAATTGCGCACCAGTTCCGGCTCCGAGACCTAGGCGGCATTATTGTGCTTGACCTGATTGACATGGAAGAACGGAAAAACCGTCAGAAAGTCTTTCATGCTATGGAGCAGGAGCTTCGACGTGATCGGTCACCATCGAAGGCAATACAGGTAGCAGATGTAGGTCTGATTATTGTGACCCGTAAGCGGGTTAAGCAGACACTGGAACGCCAGCTGACCGAACCGTGTCCTTACTGTTCTGGGAGTGGAACGATTAAGTCCATGTCGACTATTTGCTACGAAATTCTAGCCGAGATGCAGAAAATCCGAGGTGATCTTAATGGCCACGGGATTGTGCTGAGAGTGAATCCAGATATTGCACAGGTGCTTGAGAAAGAGGAACGCGGGGTATTACGTGATTTACGCGCCACACTCGGTCGCGATCTAACGCTGAAGCCTGATGCTAGGCTGCATCACGAGCAGTTTGACGTGATGGCCATGTGA
- a CDS encoding NUDIX hydrolase — MVDARKYPKRPIVGVGAAVFDGVSVVLIKRRFEPLLGRWSLPGGGLEVGETLEAGVAREIEEETGLTVAVGPVVEVFDRILLDDTGRVEYHFVLVDFLCRATGGTLTPGSDVTDAVLANPETLHAYGLTKKAEEVIAQAVVMCRTWQDG, encoded by the coding sequence ATGGTTGATGCTAGAAAATATCCGAAACGTCCGATTGTTGGTGTTGGGGCTGCCGTGTTTGATGGGGTCTCAGTGGTGTTGATCAAACGTCGGTTCGAACCGCTCCTGGGACGGTGGAGTCTTCCCGGTGGCGGGCTCGAGGTTGGAGAGACGTTGGAAGCTGGGGTTGCCCGTGAAATTGAGGAAGAAACCGGGCTGACGGTGGCAGTGGGACCGGTTGTCGAGGTATTTGATCGGATCTTGTTGGATGATACCGGTCGTGTTGAGTACCACTTTGTGCTCGTGGACTTTCTGTGTCGTGCGACGGGCGGGACGCTTACACCAGGGTCGGATGTTACGGATGCTGTTCTTGCTAATCCAGAGACGCTCCATGCCTACGGTCTCACCAAGAAGGCGGAGGAAGTCATTGCTCAGGCGGTCGTGATGTGTCGTACATGGCAGGACGGCTAA
- a CDS encoding MGMT family protein — translation MTRSNCSDPTSSFTENVLNAVRRIPVGHIATYGDIAAIAGHPNAYRAVGNIMRNCYLVDVPCHRVVAAKGRLGGYGGNPTLKRQLLRAEGIQVRRTAIKNFTKVRWRHTGSAT, via the coding sequence ATGACTCGTTCGAACTGTTCAGACCCAACGTCATCCTTCACCGAGAACGTCCTAAACGCGGTTCGAAGGATTCCTGTGGGACATATTGCCACTTATGGAGATATTGCAGCCATAGCGGGCCACCCAAACGCCTACCGTGCTGTCGGTAACATCATGCGAAATTGTTACCTCGTCGACGTACCCTGTCACCGAGTTGTGGCAGCCAAAGGACGCCTAGGCGGCTATGGCGGCAATCCGACACTTAAACGCCAACTCCTCCGAGCCGAGGGAATCCAAGTCCGCCGAACTGCAATCAAGAACTTCACCAAGGTTCGGTGGCGCCACACTGGCTCTGCAACCTAG